The DNA segment GCACTGGCTGCCGAAGCTCGGCAAGCAGAATGCGCAGGGCGAGTATTACCTGACCGACATCGTGGCGCTGGCCGTCGCCGAACACATGACGGTGCATAGCGCGCATCCGGCGCACGAATGGGAAGTGCAGGGCATCAACAGCAAGCTGCAACTGGCCGAGCTGGAACGCGTTCATCAGCACAACATCGCGGCCGTACTGTTGCATCGGGGCGTGACGCTGGCCGATCCATTCCGCATCGATGTGCGCGGCGAATTGAGTTGCGGCAGCGACGTCAGCGTCGACATCAACTGCATATTCGAAGGCAGGGTAAAGCTCGAAGACGGCGTTTCGGTCGGGCCGCATTGCGTACTGCGTGATGTGACCGTCAAGCGCGGCGCGAAGATCGAAGCATTCAGTCACTTGCAGGACGCGGTCGTCGGCGAGCAAAGCATCGTCGGCCCTTATGCGCGTCTGCGTCCTGGCGCCAGGCTCGGCAAGGATGTGCATATCGGCAACTTCGTCGAAGTGAAGAACAGCAATATCGCTGACCACTCCAAGGCCAACCACCTGGCTTACGTCGGCGATGCCGATATCGGCCAGCGCGTGAATGTTGGCGCCGGCACCATCACCTGCAATTACGATGGCGCCAACAAGCACCGCACCATAATCGAGGATGATGTCTTTATCGGCTCGGATACGCAACTCGTTGCGCCGGTGACAGTGGGGCGAGGGGCAACGCTGGGCTCGGGAACCACCTTGACCAAGGATGCCCCGCCGGATCAGCTTACTGTCTCACGCGCGAAGCAGGTGTCGGTAGCGGGCTGGAAGCGGCCGGTAAAATCAGCCAAGTAGTTTTGGTCGTCCTTGACGGTCGCCAATGCGTTGTTACCCGTGGAAATGGAAGTTACGGCAGCGCCTGTGGCCGGATTTGTCAGGCCAAGGTGACGGTGGGAGTCGGCGTCGGACCGCCAGTGGTGCCACCGGCGGTTCCGGCAGTAGTACCACTGCCTGAACCGCCCGAACCGCCGCAGCCCGCGGATAGGGCGAGTGTTGTCGCCATGACGAGCGAAGCCAAGAACCGTGAAAAGCTAAAGAAACTCTGAGTTAAATGATTTTG comes from the Georgfuchsia toluolica genome and includes:
- the glmU gene encoding bifunctional UDP-N-acetylglucosamine diphosphorylase/glucosamine-1-phosphate N-acetyltransferase GlmU, translated to MNVVILAAGQGKRMNSALPKVLHLIAGKPMLAHVLATARTLKPARLCVVFGHGGEQVPVALPSPDVIWVKQEPQLGTGHALLQALPHLDAKLPTLVLYGDVPLIQADTLHQLLSIADKGLALLTVMLADPHGYGRIVRAGGKPSGKVRRIVEEKDASAAERKITEINTGILAAPTSALAHWLPKLGKQNAQGEYYLTDIVALAVAEHMTVHSAHPAHEWEVQGINSKLQLAELERVHQHNIAAVLLHRGVTLADPFRIDVRGELSCGSDVSVDINCIFEGRVKLEDGVSVGPHCVLRDVTVKRGAKIEAFSHLQDAVVGEQSIVGPYARLRPGARLGKDVHIGNFVEVKNSNIADHSKANHLAYVGDADIGQRVNVGAGTITCNYDGANKHRTIIEDDVFIGSDTQLVAPVTVGRGATLGSGTTLTKDAPPDQLTVSRAKQVSVAGWKRPVKSAK